The Arachis ipaensis cultivar K30076 chromosome B10, Araip1.1, whole genome shotgun sequence DNA window TTaccaaatatgatttttggacacAGCTTTAACAAGGCCGAAGCCCAGCCCAAGCCAGTTTCTaacttttattttggtttttggtCAGGACTTTTACTATGATTTCCAAATAGCAAATAATGACACTTCTTGGCCCAATAGAGGTCCAATAAACATtacctattttattttttttgtcatgacCATTACCTCTTTCAATTGGTAAATTTATCCTATTTAAGCTCAAAAAATTCAGACTACGCTTTGTAATTGTCCAAAAATTTCATccggaataaaaagaagaaaacaaccaaaaaaaaaaaaaaaaaaaaaaaaaaaaagcatctNNNNNNNNNNNNNNNNNNNNNNNNNNNNNNNNNNNNNNNNNNNNNNNNNNNNNNNNNNNNNNNNNNNNNNNNNNNNNNNNNNNNNNNNNNNNNNNNNNNNNNNNNNNNNNNNNNNNNNNNNNNNNNNNNNNNNNNNNNNNNNNNNNNNNNNNNNNNNNNNNNNNNNNNNNNNNNNNNNNNNNNNNNNNNNNNNNNNNNNNNNNNNNNNNNNNNNNNNNAGAAGCATCTGTTGTCTACCCGCCACGTAAACAGAGAACAACCGCCTTAAAGGGAACCTATTTATTCCCTTCACCTCTCTTTCTGTCTTTTTGAATTTCTATTTCCAAACTGATTAACTGACGACAAACACAAAAAAGTCAAAAAAAAGATGCTGAGGCTCGCAGCAAAGAGACTTACCGGTGGAACGGCGTCGTTAGAGGCGGCGTCTCCGGCTGCTGCTACTTCAGTGGCACGGCGGTTTTACCACGAGAGGGTGGTGGACCATTATAACAACCCACGCAACGTCGGTTCCTTCGACAAGGACGACACCGGCATCGGCACCGGCCTTGTAGGTGCACCAGCTTGTGGTGATGTCATGAAGCTTCAGATCAAGGTTGATGAGGAAACCGGCAAGATCGTTGATGCTCGCTTCAAAACCTTCGGTTGTGGATCCGCCATCGCTTCTTCCTCTCTAGGTTAGTTTTCTTTTTCGTTCATATTCATGATCGATTGAACTTTTGTTGAACTAGTTTGTTGCGAATATGCGAGCTTAGATataattattttggttttaaaatttaaacttgtgattatttttgttatttagaagaGTACGAAAGGAATATTGGAGTTACAAAGGCAAAAAAGAGAGAGGAAGGGAAACCCTAGGGTTCGTGAATTTTGATATGTGGAGTGATGGTTGTGATCTTTTATGATGTAGATGAATATTACGTAGCTTCTGGAgtgaaaaataattgaataaataataataaaaaagggaaaagattGGGAGATTACTGGCGATGGTTCTGTTCTGCTCTGTTCTTAGTTtctgtttctctctctcttttttttgcagCTACTGAATGGGTTAAGGGAAAGCAAATGGAAGAAGTCTTATCCATTAAAAACAGGTAAATATCTTATCTTAATTGCACTTGCCTTGGCTTGTGTATTTGGTGAAGTTTGTGCCAGTTAATTTAATCCTAATACGAGAAATGAATACCTACGTAATTGTGNNNNNNNNNNNNTAAAATGAAGTATTATGTTCATCATCGAGACTTTTTTTAGTCTCTTCATTTTTGTTGAAGGGGTATGTTATTCCAAAGTATGAAGAAAGTTATTGGTCATGGCAAATTTATGTGGTTTTGGTCCCGTATGATAAACATTTTTTTCTGAAAATTGGTATAATAGCAAGATAAATTCCATAGAAAATGAGTTTTTGCTTGTTTAATGCTGAAGACAACATTGGTCAAATGCATCATAATATTTTTTGGTGGTTTGATGGTTGAATTGCTAGCTTCAGAAGAGGATCCTTGGTGAGTCTAATGGCTGCGTAAGAATATGTGCATCTTTTGCTGATTAGTGTTTTGAACCTTTTGGTCTGATGGATAATTTACCATCTTCAGGAGATTAGTTCTGATTTTTAACATGGTCATGCTTTCATGATTGTTAGTTTGGGATTGTGGTTTGGAGTCTTTTGACCCGACTTATGGTTATTGTCTACAGTGAAATTGCAAAGCATCTTTCACTTCCACCAGTCAAGCTTCACTGCAGCATGCTTGCGGAGGATGCCATAAAAGCAGCTGTTAAAGATTATGAATCAAGGCGTGCTTCCGCAAATGGTAGCGGAAAGGCCTCAACTTGAGATAAATCTGCTAGTTTCTCTGTTTCTTCATTGTCTAGACTCTAGAATTATGAATGATGATGGAATCCATCATTAGTGTGATTTCTTGATGGTATCAAATCAATGAGTTACTTGTACAAGAAGATAGGAGATAATCTTGGTTAGAGCTAGCCACAGCTAGATTGTATTATATTTATAAGAAATAACGCCAAGGTAAATACCTCTGTTGATGGGTATGTATGTTATCTGCATGGTTTGTACGCAATAGAATAAAGTGGATACTCTAATAAAGACTATAATTATCTTAATGTGAATATTTTTTTGACCTTCAGATGATGGATTGTAGGATTAAATTTTAATGTTATAAAAGTGTTATGTTTATTTAAAGTGTtgttaaataaataagtaatatttTTAAACAAAATTGTTTTATGAAAATTGTTTTTGGCATCTTCGTTTAAGTAGGTATTATAAAATAAAGTAGAGCTACACAGTAATTACAGCATAGCACCACATTTTGACACTTTCCGGTTATACTGTTTTCCTCtcttaaagaaaaaaagaagggaaaaaaaaaTGCTGAGCGGTGTGTGTATGAAAAATGCAGTATGCTTACAAGAAAATAGAGCAAGATTACTATCAAATGAGACTGAACAAGACAACTAGTTTTGGTTAAAATAATTTCTAATATCTTATTAAATGGGATTATAATTCAACCAAAAAAAAATGTCGCGTTGGCAATTGCCCTGTTCAATCATCTCTTTAGTTCAATAACTTATTCGTTATATACAAATATAACTAGACAAGAAAGGCATGTGATGCTAATGAGTTATAATTCAAATGGTTTAGGTCTagtttgaaaaaataattaaattacttttaaaaaataacttaaacaataaatgattatattaaaagtaacttataaataagttattttgtatttgagtttttaattttaaaagtacatattttatagaaatgtgataaaaagtagtggcattatgagagaagtcattttttttaacttctctataagcttctaaatagttttttagaaagctgcaatttggttttaaaaattgtactagacattaatactactacttttcataagtcaaaagctcaAAAAAATTACTTTAGAAACTTCCCAAACGGTCCTTAATCTCCCTATACTCACTTAAGAGATTGCGAGTTCGAATCTTtcttactaaaaaaataattatatgctTCCGGAAAAAGGTGCATCCCAAAGTGGGGAATTCATTTCAACGGTTGCTATTTTGCGAGCATAAATCTCTGCACTTACGATGATGTTTTTGTCTCTCATATGTCTAGAACATAGTCACCTAAACAAGGGTCAATTAACAATTATTCTTGAAAAAGACATCAATTATGACAAAGACAAACCAAAAAAATCTGAAACGCCAAAAGAAAGTTCCAAAACTAAGCAACGCTAGAAACACAAGACAACACAAAAGAAGCTACAGCGTTTAACCATCAAGGTATGGTCCACACGGTCTGTAAAAGCAAAAGTAGAAGAccacaacaacattcattccttCATTCACTTCCTAATTCTTCTCACACACACACAACCGCAGCCTTATTACGCACACAATCCAACAAGAAATCAGTGATAAAGGACTCATAACATGGCAGCTTTGCATAACCAGGAAAATAGTTGATATCAATTACAAGGTACCTCGTGCAATCCTTGGCATCTCTAATCACATCAATATTGAACAGGTTAAGCCCTGTTCTTTCCCTCAAAGCTCTTGCCAACTCCTTTATCAAACTCTCTTCTGGCATTTCAGCTCTCTCAATATTGCTCAAATGATTAGCACCATCCCCTACTTTAATACAAAAGAATACACATATCAGCATTGTATTGTTAGAAATATAATcattcttatctttttatctaaTCGTTCGATTTCTTCGGATAAGTCGTTTTATAACCAAAAATCTTGTCAAATCTATAGTTgtgtttatgaaaaataaaaaattgatatttgtTAAATAACGTaacatatttgattaaattattatttaacgaTTTTCAACCGTAAACTTTAAGTCACTGCAAGAAACAAATACGTCAATTATTACCATTGTTATCTTGAATGGTGAAGTTTGATATCTGAGAGAATTTGAGGGTACCCGCCTTGGCCTTATCTTCTGGTATGTTAGGCAAGGACGTTCTCTTAACGCACCTTACATGTTCCCCAGCAACATAAACCTTGAACACAACGCCGCCATGGTTCACGAACTCTTGAAGCACCACCGGGGTGGCGGCGCCGCCGGCGGCGTTCTTGTTCAACGTTTCTCGGAGCCCTTGGGCGTCGAAAACCAAGCAAAGCTCGTGAGATTTCATGGTTCCATCAGCATACAATGGCTTTGCAATAACTGGGAACCTCAAATTCGAACCCATTACCATTTCCTCCACTGAGTTCTTAGTTTTCTTCTCATCATCAACGACCACTTGGTACGGAACACCAACGGTGGCGTTTTGGAGCGAAAGTGGCAACTGGGACGCGGAATCAAGCATTGAAACGCGGTTTTGGAGTTTTTGAACGAGGTGTGGGGGATcaatgatgatggtggtggtggtggtgttggcgCCATGTTTAGACAGGTATTCGTGAAAGTTAAGGTTGTTCCAATGTTTGGGTTGGAGCTTTTGAATGATGCAATGGAAACGAAGATGAGGGTGTTGTTGGATCAAGGGCTTGTTGATGTCGATTGGAATGAGATGGATGCCTTGTTTTTTTGCGTGGTCAATTAGAGAGGGTCGTATCAAGTTCTGGATTTTCTTTGGTTCCAAAGCATAGCCTATGACATAGCTCTCATCATGAGTTTGAGTTTCATTTTGGGGTGCTTGTTCTTGTGGCATGTTTGGAAAAATGAAGATTGGAAATTTGGAATGAATGGAGAGTTAAAAGTGGAGGAAGAAATTAAGATTGGAATGTGGGATATAACAAGTGTTAAATAGCGGCACACACTTGTATATGAAGCTCATAGATGGCTTGAGTTGGATGCAGAAAAaatattctatttattttttaaatttaattttgatgtaatgtctattaaattttattttatttttatttattattttattttttttagaaacaaaatttattattattattattttcattcaGTGAGGTGGTTTTGTTGAACACACTATGAGATTCGAAAGTGAAGGGTCGGCGGTGCTAGATCCAAGGAACTTAACCTTGGAATAAAAGTGTAATAAATTTTTAGTGGAGAGTCAACGATGGCGGTGATAATGTCTACGTTGTTCTTTCAATCCGGTAACGNNNNNNNNNNNNNNNNNNNNNNNNNNNNNNNNNNNNNNNNNNNNNNNNNNNNNNNNNNNNNNNNNNNNNNNNNNNNNNNNNNNNNNNNNNNNNNNNNNNNNNNNNNNNNNNNNNNNNNNNNNNNNNNNtattattattattattggataaCAGATATTAATAAAAATTTCTATCTTTTGGTGACTTAAAAAAGATAAAGCAAAGGAAAAACGAgattgctacacatacaagcaataaggctttacaagtcttacaagccCCAAGCCCACAAACATTCCAGACGCGCACTAATTAGATTGAATAGAGCGTAACATTCACGTGCTCCCACTCAAACGGTTACGCTTCGCTTTGAGTAAACCACCCCTTAATGGCAgactcttccacttctcaaagcaATTCAAAGAAAATGCAACCCTTCCATTTTCGAGCAAAATTCGAAAATCAAGATATACAACTCGTCGCTAACCTTTGAAACCTCCATCAACACACCATCAAACTCTCGATCAAGAATCTCCAGAGAAAACAAAGCTATAATACTCAAGGTACGTTACATTACGATTCCTGTATATTTTCCAGATTAcgaactaggttttactgttcttctacgttgttGTACGTTTCACTGTTCTTCTTGCTCTACATCTCATTTTACAGTTTATAatgttctaggttttactgttattcTTGCTTCTATGTTACACTGTTCTTCTTCGTTCTTGTAGGTGttactgttcttgttgttctagatcttctggtaactgatttttgggggtATATTCCGTAGATTGGTGGGTGTATATTGCTTAaccttgtaatgttgcttgatattgatgcatgtttgagtgatacctgactgatatatatggatgtatctgaatcatatctatgggtgtatcttactgttatcaatgggtgtatctaactcatatatatgggtgtatcttactgatatctttgggtgtatctgactcatatatatgcgtgtatcttactgttatcaatgggtgtatctgactcatatatatgggtgtatcttactgatatctttgggtgtatttttcatttcagagaaaatggcagcaagaaaccaacctgaaaaaaatgtaagaacaaatatatgtcttacatgaaatcagttttatataatagatatatatctgactataattttatttttgtcttacagcaaacaaaagaccttaagtgtgccacacatctcctaagtgataaattcagaaacatgagtgAGGAGAAGAAGGCGATTGTGAGGGATCTGGGATTCGGTGGcttgatgcacatcccaccactaagggtgcatcaccaacTGTTAAGGGAGCTGGCTAGCAACTTCAAATTGGGGGAGAACAGACTGGAAACCGGATACGGTTCTTTTAAAATTACCCAAGAAAAATAGGTCatgcgcttggcatcaacgcAACAGGTAACTCGAtaaaaattataggtgtatattaacTGATGGTTGGGGTGTCTTTAaattgatgcttgggtgtatttgaaccgattttgatactttgttgttttcctttttgtaggagatctgTTTCCTCAGAAAGTGGATTATAAGAAACTTTCTGAGGATGACAAAgtaatttttagaagattccaaggtaagaccctcaaaagtcttacagatgagatgatggaTATTGGCATTGGTAA harbors:
- the LOC107624436 gene encoding inositol-tetrakisphosphate 1-kinase 1-like isoform X2 — encoded protein: MPQEQAPQNETQTHDESYVIGYALEPKKIQNLIRPSLIDHAKKQGIHLIPIDINKPLIQQHPHLRFHCIIQKLQPKHWNNLNFHEYLSKHGANTTTTTIIIDPPHLVQKLQNRVSMLDSASQLPLSLQNATVGVPYQVVVDDEKKTKNSVEEMVMGSNLRFPVIAKPLYADGTMKSHELCLVFDAQGLRETLNKNAAGGAATPVVLQEFVNHGGVVFKVYVAGEHVRCVKRTSLPNIPEDKAKAGTLKFSQISNFTIQDNNGDGANHLSNIERAEMPEESLIKELARALRERTGLNLFNIDVIRDAKDCTRYLVIDINYFPGYAKLPCYESFITDFLLDCVRNKAAVVCV
- the LOC107624436 gene encoding inositol-tetrakisphosphate 1-kinase 1-like isoform X1, with amino-acid sequence MPQEQAPQNETQTHDESYVIGYALEPKKIQNLIRPSLIDHAKKQGIHLIPIDINKPLIQQHPHLRFHCIIQKLQPKHWNNLNFHEYLSKHGANTTTTTIIIDPPHLVQKLQNRVSMLDSASQLPLSLQNATVGVPYQVVVDDEKKTKNSVEEMVMGSNLRFPVIAKPLYADGTMKSHELCLVFDAQGLRETLNKNAAGGAATPVVLQEFVNHGGVVFKVYVAGEHVRCVKRTSLPNIPEDKAKAGTLKFSQISNFTIQDNNVGDGANHLSNIERAEMPEESLIKELARALRERTGLNLFNIDVIRDAKDCTRYLVIDINYFPGYAKLPCYESFITDFLLDCVRNKAAVVCV